A single region of the Populus nigra chromosome 2, ddPopNigr1.1, whole genome shotgun sequence genome encodes:
- the LOC133682762 gene encoding DEAD-box ATP-dependent RNA helicase 31-like yields the protein MSIKFLPPLRLLNPSPPVTRFPLMNVGLSINTRRSIPIFSRVFPFKLRCPGFSSRFSTRSFRPGPTGSRPEFTRRTGAERERGEVRTSKSLVEDEAELSDWVSDLRANSFRGRVTSGDESDSDMGRRNRSKRGPGRDRDSGSNRGGGREGFSMKRRRESDSDEFGEPTRRRTESTFGPPRKNRGTLGLQNEKRGQGERDLWLKRDGKGVKGEKGFIDDDDEVDDGEDERKGLMRNLGGLVTEEESDDDDDGDNGNGIFEKNALSSTGLKKEFDMKDRPSLSSSSDSFMSETRFDQCSISPLSLKGIKDAGYENMTVVQAATLPVIVKGKDVLAKAKTGTGKTVAFLLPSIEVVVKSPPLDRDQKRPPIIVLVICPTRELATQAATEANTLLKYHPSIGVQVVIGGVRIASEQRNLQANPCQILVATPGRLKDHLENTAGFATRLMGVKVLVLDEADRLLDMGFRKDIEKIIAAIPKQRQTLMFSATVPEEVRQICHAALKRDHEFINTVEEGTEDTHSKVRQMHVIAPLDKQFPLLYVILKDHIADDPDYKVIVFCTTARVTGLVAGLLGELNLNIREIHSRKAQTYRTRVSNEFRKSRGLILVTSDVSARGVDYPDVTLVIQVGLPASREQYIHRLGRTGRKGKEGEGILLLAPWEEFFLSTVKDLPLTKAPMPSIDPDTKKKVERALSQLDMNSKQAAYQAWLGYYNSQKKVGNDKYRLVELANEFSRSMGLDTPPAIPKLVLGKMGLRNIPGLRTK from the exons ATGTCCATTAAATTCCTTCCACCACTCCGTCTCCTTAACCCATCTCCTCCCGTAACCCGTTTCCCTCTCATGAATGTCGGACTCTCCATAAATACCCGTCGGTCCATCCCCATTTTCTCTCGGGTCTTCCCTTTTAAGCTCAGGTGCCCAGGGTTTTCTTCTCGGTTCTCCACCCGTTCATTTCGACCTGGACCAACCGGGTCGAGACCCGAATTCACCCGCCGCACTGGTGCTGAACGAGAGAGAGGAGAGGTTAGGACTTCCAAGAGTTTAGTTGAAGACGAGGCCGAACTCAGTGATTGGGTTAGTGACTTGAGGGCCAACTCGTTCCGTGGCCGAGTCACTAGCGGAGACGAGTCAGATTCTGATATGGGTCGTCGTAACAGAAGTAAGAGGGGCCCTGGTAGAGATAGAGATAGCGGTAGCAATAGAGGTGGAGGTAGAGAGGGGTTTTCAATGAAGAGGAGAAGGGAGAGTGACTCAGACGAGTTTGGTGAGCCAACTCGAAGGAGAACTGAGTCGACGTTTGGTCCGCCGAGAAAGAACCGTGGAACTTTGGGTTTACAGAATGAGAAGAGAGGACAGGGAGAGAGGGATTTATGGCTTAAAAGAGATGGTAAAGGAGTAAAAGGTGAAAAGGgttttattgatgatgatgatgaggtgGACGATGGTGAGGACGAGAGAAAGGGGTTAATGCGTAATCTTGGGGGTTTGGTTACCGAGGAAGAGagtgacgacgacgacgacggaGATAATGGTAAtgggatttttgaaaaaaatgcacTGTCTTCTACTGGTTTGAAGAAGGAATTTGATATGAAAGATAGGCCAAGTTTGTCTTCGAGTTCTGATTCTTTTATGAGCGAGACTAG ATTTGATCAATGTTCAATTTCTCCATTGTCATTAAAAGGAATCAAGGATGCTGGATACGAGAACATGACTGTGGTCCAGGCGGCAACACTTCCTGTTATAGTCAAAG GTAAGGATGTTCTGGCCAAGGCTAAAACAGGCACTGGAAAAACTGTGGCATTTTTg CTTCCATCAATTGAAGTTGTTGTAAAATCTCCTCCTCTTGATCGTGACCAAAAACGTCCCCCGATTATTGTTCTTGTCATATGCCCGACAAGGGAGCTTGCAACCCAAGCTGCCACGGAAGCAAATACTCTGTTGAAATATCACCCATCAATTGGTGTTCAAGTTGTGATAGGAGGGGTGAGAATTGCTTCAGAGCAAAGAAATCTGCAAGCAAACCCTTGCCAG ATTCTTGTTGCTACACCTGGAAGACTCAAAGATCATCTTGAGAATACTGCAGGATTTGCAACGAGGCTGATGGGTGTGAAAGTCCTTGTACTTGATGAAGCTGATCGGTTGTTAGACATGGGATTTCGTAAAGATATTGAGAAAATAATTGCAGCTATTCCAAAACAAAGACAAACACTCATGTTTTCTGCCACAGTTCCTGAAGAG GTTCGCCAAATCTGTCATGCTGCTTTGAAAAGAGATCATGAGTTCATCAATACAGTTGAAGAGGGAACTGAAGACACACATTCCAAG GTCAGACAGATGCATGTGATTGCTCCATTAGACAAGCAATTTCCCCTTTTATATGTCATTCTGAAAGATCATATTGCAGATGACCCTGATTATAAG GTTATTGTCTTTTGTACTACTGCTAGGGTGACTGGACTGGTTGCTGGACTTCTTGGTGAATTGAACTTGAATATTAGAGAGATCCATTCTAGAAAGGCTCAGACATACAGGACCAGGGTTTCCAATGAGTTCCGGAAGTCCAGGGGCCTTATACTTGTGACTTCTGATGTATCTGCACGCGGAGTTGATTATCCAGATGTCACCCTTGTCATACAG GTGGGGTTGCCAGCTAGTAGAGAACAGTATATACATCGACTTGGTAGAACTGGGCGTAAAGGTAAAGAAGGGGAAGGTATTTTGTTGCTGGCACCTTGGGAGGAGTTCTTTTTATCTACCGTCAAGGATCTGCCATTAACAAAAGCGCCAATGCCTTCAATAGACCCAGACACGAAGAAAAAG GTGGAACGGGCACTGTCACAGTTGGACATGAATTCCAAACAGGCAGCATACCAGGCCTGGTTAGGTTATTACAATTCACAAAAGAAAGTGGGCAATGACAAGTACAGGCTCGTGGAGCTTGCTAATGAGTTCAGCCGGAGTATGGGACTTGATACTCCTCCAGCCATTCCCAAGCTCGTCCTTGGGAAGATGGGCCTCAGGAATATTCCTGGCTTACGCACGAAGTAG